The proteins below are encoded in one region of Astatotilapia calliptera unplaced genomic scaffold, fAstCal1.2 U_scaffold_9, whole genome shotgun sequence:
- the LOC113018475 gene encoding uncharacterized protein LOC113018475 — protein MAKDMQSSKLKSIISKCDLIKKGSPSCYKLTTTTDIVGTLRRVTFGKKNPSKPNKTILLVGETGAGKSSLINALVNYTMGVKWEDEVWFKIVVDKNQSQFQSQTSDVILYEVFDFENKTLPYSLTIIDTPGYGNTQGIEHDVIVSQRLFDLFRSQEGFHEIDVVGLVVRASECRLNDRFVYILNSVMSLFGKDLEKNIVTLITYSNGVTPVNVLQALEAANIKCARNEKNVPLHFLFDNCQHQDRTKQRGNLQHAHEISAQGMRQFTDFLENITPQKLETTVEVMKEHIRLTACIQNLQDRLMLIALKQAELKQTQQALKKYEQEMKMNKEFEVEVNEPYKDKERINGGMWGLFFFEGAVCCTFCEENCHYPGCTMAWKPEHCEVIKDGRCTACTRKCLASAHSKEKYIYVTKTKKVQKTLIDVKEKYEKSKAASVDASSLLDDLQKEIENLEADKEKWIDMACQHVDRLNKIALKVDSVSTYVHLDFLIEKMKEKGDTEKLRTLKRQANLVNEIVRSGVKYAYVGLCKIFSKNNDNKVYTNV, from the exons ATGGCAAA GGATATGCAGTCATCAAAACTAAAGAGCATCATCTCAAAAtgtgatttgatcaaaaaaggATCTCCTAGTTGTTACAAGCTGACAACAACGACTGACATAGTTGGCACTTTAAGAAGAGTTACCTTTGGCAAAAAAAATCCAAGCAAGCCAAATAAAACCATCTTACTTGTGGGTGAAACAGGAGCAGGAAAATCTAGTCTGATCAATGCTTTGGTCAACTACACGATGGGAGTGAAGTGGGAGGATGAAGTCTGGTTTAAGATCGTAGTTGACAAGAATCAAAGTCAGTTTCAGAGTCAGACATCAGATGTGATTCTGTATGAGGTCTttgattttgaaaataaaactctGCCTTACTCTCTGACCATTATTGATACTCCTGGATATGGAAACACCCAAGGGATCGAACATGATGTCATCGTCAGTCAACGATTGTTTGACTTATTTCGCTCTCAGGAAGGATTTCATGAAATTGATGTGGTGGGTCTGGTGGTGAGGGCAAGTGAATGTAGACTTAATGACCGCTTTGTGTACATCTTGAATTCAGTGATGTCTCTGTTTGGAAAAGACTTGGAGAAAAACATTGTTACCCTCATTACATATTCAAATGGAGTCACACctgtgaatgtccttcaagCTCTTGAAGCTGCAAATATTAAATGtgccagaaatgaaaaaaatgtaccTCTTCACTTTCTGTTTGATAACTGCCAGCATCAAGATCGAACTAAGCAAAGAGGGAACTTGCAGCATGCTCATGAAATTTCAGCACAAGGAATGAGACAGTTTACAGACTTTCTAGAAAATATCACACCTCAAAAACTGGAGACAACTGTGGAAGTTATGAAGGAACACATCAGACTAACAGCCTGCATCCAAAACCTGCAAGACCGCCTCATGTTAATTGCACTAAAACAGGCAGAACTCAAACAGACTCAGCAAGCTCTGAAGAAATATGAACAAgagatgaagatgaataaagagtTTGAAGTAGAAGTCAATGAGCCATACAAAGACAAAGAGCGTATTAATGGTGGAATGTgggggctgtttttttttgaaGGAGCCGTCTGCTGCACATTCTGTGAGGAGAACTGTCACTACCCTGGCTGCACAATGGCCTGGAAACCTGAACACTGTGAGGTCATAAAAGATGGGCGCTGCACTGCTTGCACCAGGAAGTGTCTTGCATCCGCTCAcagtaaagaaaaatacatctatgttacaaagacaaagaaagttcAGAAAACTCTAATAGATGTGAAGGAAAAGTATGAAAAGAGCAAAGCAGCATCTGTGGATGCATCAAGCCTTTTGGATGATCTccaaaaagaaatagaaaaccttgaagcagataaaGAAAAGTGGATTGATATGGCCTGCCAGCATGTTGACAGACTGAATAAAATTGCCTTGAAAGTAGATTCAGTGTCCACTTATGTCCACTTGGACTTCCTGATTGAGAAGATGAAGGAGAAAGGCGACACAGAAAAGTTGCGGACGCTGAAGAGGCAGGCAAATCTGGTCAACGAAATAGTTCGAAGTGGAGTAAAGTATGCTTATGTAGGTCTATGTAAAATCTTCTCaaaaaacaatgacaacaaagttTACACTAATGTCTag
- the LOC113018493 gene encoding uncharacterized protein LOC113018493, producing the protein MVVNHQKGELNSVKESLAEMEKQLCEANMVIKRQEEQLKSVKESLCEMEAFYNVRLKEAGLVEMKDFYEDKLQQERSAHKETEEEYKSFKDRVAGEIDLALKTGKSENMNNPVNETRLKEMYEELRMDWAKIKPYLQENQNNPEEIKALIQHRFQCGAGEIKQKKEQIQSAFTLNEDTQASQKVHEYTKLTIQNLQLAVYYGFKDTAGQGFHGQEGQTHDDSKNKLLMKCFWLSSLLGLNDPPLQPDWKNHHPGQDAWNFFPQEITADSAIVLCQDNSENVLNVIGHTRTQT; encoded by the exons ATGGTGGTGAACCATCAAAAGGGGGAACTGAATTCAGTCAAAGAAAG tttggctgagatggAAAAACAACTTTGTGAGGcaaa TATGGTGATAAAACGTCAAGAGGAGCAACTGAAATCAGTCAAAGAGAG tttGTGTGAGATGGAAGCATTTTACAACGTGAGACTCAAAGAAGCAGG TTTGGTTGAGATGAAAGACTTTTACGAAGACAAACTCCAACAAGAAAG ATCTGCACATAAAGAAACTGAAGAAGAGTATAAATCATTCAAAGACAG AGTGGCAGGAGAGATTGATCTTGCACTAAAGACGGGGAAATCTGAAAACATGAACAACCCAGTGAATGAAACCAGACTGAAAGAGATGTATGAAGAGCTGAGGATGGACTGGGCTAAAATCAAGCCTTATCTGCAGGAAAATCAGAACAACCCAGAGGAAATCAAAGCTTTGATTCAG CACAGATTTCAATGTGGAGCAGGGGAAATAAAGCAGAAGAAGGAACAGATACAGTCAGCATTTACCCTAAATGAGGACACTCAAGCGTCTCAGAAG GTTCATGAATACACAAAGTTAACCATTCAGAACCTTCAGCTTGCTGTTTACTATGGTTTCAAAGACACTGCTGGTCAG GGGTTCCACGGACAGGAAGGTCAAACTCATGATGATAGCAAGAATAAGCTCCTCATGAAGTGCTTCTGGCTGAGCAGCTTATTGGGGCTGAACGATCCCCCTCTTCAGCCTGACTGGAAAAATCATCATCCAGGGCAAGATGCTTGGAACTTTTTCCCACAAGAGATCACAGCTGATTCTGCCATTGTACTCTGCCAGGACAACTCTGAAAATGTCCTTAATGTCATTGGACATACCAGGACCCAGACTTGA
- the LOC113018495 gene encoding heat shock 70 kDa protein 12A-like: MDNSYIIAIDFGTAYSGYAFSLTKREAEIEPRLKYWGQQVSLRTPKTPTCILFDEHGKFLSFGYEAQSAYFRTRGDEARKKFFFECFKMSLYGKKLNSDVTIEAANGRSMKALKVFTEALRHLKEDALKFISENAGGKQFIASDFTWVVTVPAIWDPSAKQFMREAATQAGIVTAGKEDRLVIALEPEAASVWCKKLPADGFKTENNSEVTFEQASGTQYIVVDCGGGTIDITVHEVLEGGALKELHKASGNDLGGQTVDIKFKEFLREIFSDSLWDTYEKEDPGELQKMMYDISVLKENDDDVEISCPYNLGEMAKEKQKMETFFESVRGVSWNRGSIKISKEKVRSFFAESLNGITKSLREILKKDFRVEYILLVGGYARSLILRQHITNQFSDQCKVLCPSHPQEAIMKGAVMFGRNPALVASRISAFTYGVSLSLRFDASNHRADKRYTNKEGEWCDGIFCVLVRENEEVGWDKTSEYSCTPIERDQTAITFAFYRTERNIQGLMYVDEWGVEKIGSIILESPVTARGMNREIKLQIKFGATEITVTAIDVDSGSTVKTELDFMAKSMRSIRNNVWQK, from the exons ATGGATAACTCATACATCATAGCGATAGACTTTGGCACTGCGTACAGTGGATATGCTTTCAGTCTGAcaaaaagagaagcagaaatTGAACCTCGTTTAAAATACTGGGGTCAACAGGTTTCACTGAGGACCCCAAAGACTCCGACCTGCATCCTTTTTGATGAGCATGGAAAATTTCTCAGCTTTGGTTATGAAGCCCAGTCAGCTTATTTTAGAACACGAGGTGATGAAGCCAGAAAGAAATTCTTCTTTGAATGCTTCAAGATGTCCCTCTATGGCAAA AAGCTTAACAGTGATGTGACAATTGAAGCTGCAAATGGACGGTCAATGAAGGCACTGAAGGTGTTCACTGAAGCTCTGAGACACCTGAAGGAGGACGCTCTGAAGTTCATCTCAGAAAATGCTGGTGGGAAGCAGTTCATAGCCTCTGACTTCACCTGGGTGGTGACTGTACCTGCCATCTGGGATCCTTCAGCAAAACAGTTCATGAGAGAAGCTGCGACACAG GCAGGTATTGTGACTGCAGGAAAGGAAGACAGGCTGGTCATTGCACTGGAACCAGAAGCAGCCTCAGTCTGGTGTAAGAAGCTGCCAGCTGAtggttttaaaacagaaaataacagtgAAGTCACATTCGAACAGGCTTCAGGAACACAATACATTGTGGTGGACTGTGGAG GTGGAACCATTGACATCACTGTTCATGAAGTCCTGGAGGGAGGAGCCCTGAAGGAGCTGCACAAGGCCTCAGGAAATGATCTGGGGGGACAAACTGTGGATATAAAATTCAAAGAGTTCCTCAGAGAAATCTTCAGTGATAGTTTGTGGGACACATATGAAAAAGAGGATCCAGGAGAGCTGCAGAAGATGATGTATGATATCTCAGTTTTAAAAgagaatgatgatgatgtggaGATCAGCTGCCCATATAACCTGGGTGAaatggcaaaagaaaagcagaaaatggaaaCGTTTTTTGAATCAGTGAGAGGTGTTTCCTGGAATCGAGGATCCATCAAAATCTCAAAAGAGAAAGTACGATCTTTCTTTGCTGAGAGTCTGAATGGCATCACCAAGAGTCTCAGAGAAATCCTGAAGAAAGATTTCAGGGTTGAGTACATTCTGTTAGTTGGAGGCTACGCTAGAAGCCTGATTCTGCGTCAGCATATTACCAATCAGTTTAGTGATCAGTGTAAAGTTCTGTGTCCTTCTCATCCTCAAGAAGCAATCATGAAAGGAGCTGTGATGTTTGGAAGAAACCCAGCATTGGTGGCATCTCGAATAAGTGCCTTTACTTACGGGGTTTCTTTGTCTCTTAGGTTTGATGCATCCAATCATAGGGCAGACAAGAGATACACAAACAAAGAGGGCGAGTGGTGTGATGGTATTTTCTGTGTACTGGTGAGGGAAAATGAGGAAGTGGGCTGGGATAAAACCAGTGAGTACAGCTGCACTCCAATAGAAAGAGATCAGACAGCGATAACCTTTGCATTTTATCGCACAGAGAGAAATATCCAAGGACTAATGTATGTGGATGAGTGGGGAGTAGAGAAAATTGGTTCTATTATTCTTGAGTCACCTGTCACAGCACGCGGCATGAATCGTGAAATCAAACTACAAATCAAGTTTGGTGCCACAGAAATTACGGTCACAGCCATAGACGTAGATTCAGGTTCAACCGTTAAAACTGAGCTCGACTTCATGGCTAAATCAATGAGATCAATCAGAAACAACGTGTGGCAGAAGTGA